From Toxorhynchites rutilus septentrionalis strain SRP chromosome 2, ASM2978413v1, whole genome shotgun sequence, a single genomic window includes:
- the LOC129769557 gene encoding probable prefoldin subunit 6 → MDKETAVLQRKLESELKNYKDAQKEFNKLVQQQQLLDGQYNENKNVLEELQLLKPANTVYKLYGPVLVKQELEESKQNVTKRIDYINKELKKCTDNISNLEQKQDKYRANLQKLQRQYQNQIALTKP, encoded by the exons ATGGACAAAGAAACAGCCGTCTTACAACGTAAACTGGAATCTGAGTTGAAAAACTATAAAGATGCACAGAAAG AATTCAATAAATTGGTCCAGCAGCAACAACTCCTGGATGGCCAATACAACGAGAACAAAAATGTTTTGGAGGAATTGCAGCTTTTGAAGCCAGCCAACACG GTGTATAAATTGTACGGTCCTGTTCTTGTGAAACAAGAATTGGAGGAGAGTAAGCAAAATGTAACCAAACGAATCGATTACATTAATAAGGAGCTGAAGAAATGCACCGATAATATCTCCAACCTTGAACAGAAGCAGGACAAGTACCGGGCAAATCTTCAGAAACTCCAGCGCCAGTACCAAAATCAAATAGCACTAACAAAGCCTTAG
- the LOC129764748 gene encoding uncharacterized protein LOC129764748 — protein MAKGTRKKTKWVSLSLVNTSSTDSDATQNLSDKSSTSTRGIKTYKTVVTENNGEPLNRYASKVYDHATSDRKSPWFTYGRSRKPPSDSGATSYSSTEHDHSHLPKLYAPYSRDHYNNFNHQNHSGKRTYYSNNNESNYRSSTCDKPIFNSKNELNDETVINEDEYTKITTPRQDVLFKKGYLSRPKRNGSATTTISEDGMITASSFANGTVDESDVMTASGSVSATESIMSDATYLTEGHFVDYPTPYPYFGYFDQSGVLVMNGFAVDNSGFSYMNGGQTYIYPPNYHCQPTFEGDNQMAGLIVNGSVAEPSVEPIHSEVIKNSHTMDATGIGDSACCDSNSLENNDSVESEGASRFQQAEWISDDGETLVNGTVHEQGRVSEVDNTDNSDQQVPQEQIDMNFYVNGYDYAQLYNTFYYPSCVMAPLTVFENVPFYDQCGFINEDYDSRAHSFKKRKKRYRNWEENTALSSILEPELAPSAEVSAIDAGVKYNAETRTTSEIPPNELTKNVPSNESSATLLERSPEARKPDDRSQINQAPQMPIMKLKMSLPKSRKKNLIESTLAFAMQNIDLTKEAACRQSECEVRRSEENAWKTMRNGKEIIAEEDRELRFIDTTSMTKMASIKEIPESCFNEERSYETTKQENVLVAQAQQEVSTDQKNIASRKGKKTAKGKGRKQKKNIFSQQQKGFELIEPEFSITSTVDENNENTIDTDESDSYQKETIEIVQPEAETEFEHKSIDSFQEVKNIDSNTENVLGTECQSQQVCSVQTEEVCLSMADAAVNCTSINSHSPQQRAVEVSSIKTIPVDPEKCHENEVPLELAESGHSEGSSTMINDMNGEESEGNCSSPILNIMYPTPGLISNCDEEICEEENDSKCDHFSGEECSENFDSGLQSPAAFIPATSDEKERKLSFSSYKINSMHMTDAVTKWLSETLNSKKLEEMFIIPEDPTLLQRIHQFNLMSLHDSFLLSSDSYSSSSGDEAEDVDSDYMSDIQLRKHQISLNDCNPKTESQKDPLAKQTANGHHRLNVDHSNHKQKRCIIM, from the exons atggCGAAAGGTACCAGGAAGAAAACCAAATGGGTATCCCTGTCGCTAGTTAATACAAGCTCGACTGATTCTGATGCGACACAGAATCTTAGCG ACAAATCCTCAACATCAACCCGAGGGATAAAAACATATAAAACTGTCGTCACCGAGAATAATGGCGAGCCTTTAAATCGGTATGCGTCAAAAGTCTACGACCATGCGACATCTGATCGAAAATCGCCCTGGTTTACGTATGGACGTTCCCGTAAGCCACCATCGGACAGTGGTGCAACATCATACTCGAGTACAGAGCATGATCATTCTCATCTTCCTAAACTGTATGCTCCGTATTCGAGAGACCATTACAATAATTTTAATCATCAGAACCACAGCGGTAAAAGGACTTACTATAGTAATAACAATGAAAGTAATTATAGAAGCAGCACATGCGACAAGCCTATTTTTAATAGCAAGAACGAACTAAACGATGAGACAGTTATAAACGAAG ATGAATACACGAAAATAACAACTCCACGTCAAGATGTCCTTTTCAAGAAAGGCTATCTATCCAGGCCGAAGAGAAACGGCTCAGCGACAACGACTATTAGTGAGGATGGAATGATAACAGCGAGCAGCTTCGCCAACGGTACAGTCGATGAGAGTGATGTCATGACGGCCAGTGGAAGCGTTTCAGCCACTGAATCGATTATGTCAGACGCCACTTACCTGACTGAAGGGCATTTTGTTGATTATCCTACCCCGTATCCCTATTTTGGATACTTTGATCAAAGTGGAGTTCTTGTCATGAACG GTTTTGCCGTAGATAATAGCGGGTTCTCTTACATGAACGGTGGCCAGACATACATATATCCTCCGAACTATCACTGCCAGCCAACATTTGAAGGAGATAATCAGATGGCAGGATTAATTGTCAATGGTTCTGTAGCGGAACCTTCAGTAGAGCCAATTCATAGTGAAGTTATTAAGAATTCGCACACAATGGATGCGACAGGAATCGGTGATAGCGCTTGTTGCGATAGTAATTCGTTGGAGAACAATGATAGTGTAGAATCGGAGGGTGCTTCTCGTTTTCAGCAGGCCGAATGGATATCTGATGATGGCGAAACGCTTGTGAATGGGACGGTACACGAACAAGGGAGAGTCAGTGAAGTAGATAATACCGATAATTCGGATCAGCAAGTGCCACAGGAACAAATCGATATGAACTTTTACGTTAATGGATATGACTATGCTCAACTTTATAATACGTTTTATTATCCTAGCTGTGTTATGGCGCCACTAACTGTTTTTGAAAACG TTCCGTTTTATGACCAATGTGGCTTCATCAATGAGGATTACGATTCCAGAGCGCAcagttttaaaaaacgaaagaaGCGATACAGAAATTGGGAGGAG AACACGGCCCTCTCCAGTATTCTGGAACCAGAATTGGCTCCATCTGCCGAAGTGTCCGCTATCGACGCCGGTGTAAAGTATAATGCTGAAACTCGTACAACTTCTGAAATCCCACCGAATGAACTGACGAAAAACGTACCAAGCAATGAAAGTTCTGCAACTCTACTGGAAAGATCACCGGAAGCGCGCAAACCGGACGATAGATCTCAAATTAATCAGGCCCCTCAAATGCCaataatgaaattaaaaatgtcGTTGCCGAAATCGCGGAAGAAGAACTTGATTGAATCAACGTTGGCGTTCGCAATGCAAAACATTGATCTTACAAAAGAAGCTGCTTGCAGACAGTCAGAGTGTGAGGTGCGAAGAAGTGAGGAAAATGCATGGAAAACCATGCGTAATGGAAAGGAAATCATAGCGGAAGAGGACCGTGAACTGCGCTTCATCGACACCACATCAATGACAAAGATGGCTTCCATTAAAGAGATTCCCGAATCGTGTTTCAATGAGGAACGTTCTTACGAAACGACGAAACAGGAGAACGTATTGGTTGCACAAGCACAACAAGAAGTAAGCACTGACCAAAAGAATATCGCTAGTAGGAAGGGAAAAAAGACTGCCAAAGGGAAGGggagaaaacagaaaaagaacATTTTTTCTCAACAGCAGAAAGGCTTTGAATTGATCGAGCCTGAATTTTCAATCACTTCTACTGTAGATGAGAACAACGAAAATACCATTGATACAGATGAGTCAGATTCGTACCAAAAGGAAACCATTGAAATTGTTCAGCCAGAGGCTGAAACAGAGTTTGAGCATAAGTCGATTGATTCTTTCCAGGAAGTGAAAAATATCGATAGCAATACAGAGAATGTCCTAGGAACAGAATGCCAAAGCCAACAGGTTTGCAGCGTTCAAACGGAAGAAGTTTGTTTGTCCATGGCGGATGCTGCTGTAAACTGTACAAGTATAAATTCGCATTCCCCACAACAAAGAGCTGTGGAAGTGAGCAGTATAAAAACTATACCGGTTGATCCAGAAAAATGCCACGAAAATGAAGTGCCTTTGGAGTTGGCGGAGAGTGGTCATTCTGAGGGCTCATCTACTATGATCAATGATATGAATGGAGAGGAATCAGAAGGGAATTGCAGCTCGCCTATTTTGAATATCATGTATCCAACGCCTGGCTTGATATCTAATTGCGATGAAGAGATATGTGAAGAAGAGAATGATTCGAAATGTGACCATTTTTCAGGAGAGGAATGTTCTGAGAATTTCGATTCTGGTCTCCAAAGTCCTGCTGCGTTCATCCCAGCAACGTCCGATGAGAAAGAGCGTAAACTATCATTTAGTTCCTATAAAATCAATAGCATGCACATGACGGATGCTGTTACAAAATGGCTTTCAGAAACATTAAACAGCAAGAAGCTGGAAGAAATGTTCATTATTCCAGAAGATCCCACTTTGCTTCAGCGAATCCATCAGTTCAATTTAATGAGCTTACATGATTCCTTCCTACTGTCCTCAGATTCCTACAGTAGCAGTAGCGGTGATGAAGCTGAAGACGTCGACAGTGATTATATGAGTGACATTCAACTGAGGAAGCATCAAATCAGCCTTAACGACTGCAACCCAAAGACAGAATCCCAGAAAGATCCTCTTGCCAAGCAGACTGCTAATGGTCATCATCGATTGAATGTTGACCATTCTAATCATAAGCAAAAACGTTGTATTATTATGTAA
- the LOC129764750 gene encoding leucine-rich repeat-containing protein 39, with protein MDYGVLHWSYRDFRQIPEELRTYCVSIVELYLKENFIPFIPRWFFEEMKNLRFICLAGNLITDIPEQISLMFQLEDLDLSQNAIEKLPNAMGMLCNLTRLKLNENKLLCLPREIGFLHKLEILELSKNRLFEIPIELSRCINLKELVLDDNYLLSRIPTKVFTLPQLIYLSSERCNLVLLPFVVNVNSLEHLKLFNNYTVTHYPIVLEKFMQPNYETFNIVERNRVSKSLYVQRVNCEASPHNLIFPIELSKILDRRKTTQLPNTLVELCLRMGHNIKLGESNCLEHWLPMDLYRRLREGPISVCGSVPCSKDIFSECVLGLVKRRKYARMMMFSIVFCSKLCADRWFQYNCDVYDELSWTLV; from the exons ATGGATTATGGAGTGTTACACTGGAGCTATCGTGATTTCCGGCAAATACCAGAAGAATTGCGAACGTACTGTGTCTCGATTGTGGAGTTGTATTTAAAGGAAAATTTCATTCCTTTCATTCCACGATGGTTTTTTGAGGAGATGAAAAACCTACGTTTCATTTGTCTGGCTGGAAATCTCATAACTGATATTCCAGAGCAAATCTCACTGATGTTTCAGCTAGAAGATTTGGATCTATCTCAGAATGCAATTGAGAAACTACCCAATGCAATGGGTATGTTGTGCAACTTGACTCGTCTAAAGCTCAATGAGAACAAGCTGTTGTGTTTGCCTAGGG AAATTGGATTCCTGCACAAATTAGAAATCCTTGAACTTTCGAAAAACAGGCTTTTTGAGATTCCTATCGAGTTATCACGTTGCATCAATTTGAAGGAGTTAGTGCTGGATGACAATTATCTTTTATCTCGTATACCTACAAAAGTGTTCACGCTGCCTCAATTGATATATTTGTCCTCGGAACGGTGCAACCTAGTGCTACTTCCGTTTGTAGTGAACGTGAATTCTCTGGAACACTTGAAGCTGTTCAATAATTACACCGTTACACACTACCCAATAGTGCTGGAGAAATTCATGCAACCTAATTACGAAACATTCAACATCGTTGAGCGCAATAG GGTTTCGAAATCGTTGTATGTCCAACGTGTGAACTGTGAAGCATCTCCCCATAACTTGATTTTCCCAATTGAGTTATCGAAGATCCTCGATCGTCGGAAAACAACTCAATTACCGAATACGTTGGTTGAATTGTGCTTAAGGATGGGACATAACATAAAATTAGGCGAATCTAATTGCTTAGAACATTGGTTACCCATGGATTTATACCGGAGATTGCGAGAAGGGCCAATTAGCGTATGTGGCAGTGTTCCATGTTCGAAAGACATTTTCAGTGAATGTGTGCTGGGATTAGTGAAAAG GCGAAAATACGCACGCATGATGATGTTCAGTATTGTTTTCTGTTCGAAACTATGTGCAGATCGGTGGTTCCAGTACAATTGTGATGTCTACGATGAATTAAGTTGGACATTAGTTTGA